A genome region from Synergistaceae bacterium includes the following:
- a CDS encoding iron transporter, whose protein sequence is MKKFGVLLVCVFVLFASCAFAAAPAPGEDTAGFEEFPIGDDHDVGPLHIAGVYFQPVDMEPAGLGGIPAAEADMHLEADISANEGNNLGYGAGDFVPYLTVRYVAQKAGGKTIEGTFMPMSASDGPHYGNNVKLDGAGKYRITFIIENPEKQSYLLHVDKETGVTGRFWAQPIEATWDFDYIPRSW, encoded by the coding sequence ATGAAAAAGTTTGGTGTGTTGTTGGTGTGCGTGTTCGTGTTGTTCGCTTCCTGCGCGTTTGCCGCCGCTCCCGCGCCCGGTGAGGATACCGCTGGCTTCGAGGAGTTTCCCATCGGCGACGACCACGATGTGGGACCCCTTCACATCGCGGGGGTGTACTTCCAGCCCGTGGATATGGAGCCGGCCGGATTGGGTGGGATTCCCGCCGCCGAAGCCGACATGCACTTGGAAGCAGATATTTCCGCCAATGAGGGGAACAATCTGGGTTACGGCGCGGGCGACTTCGTGCCTTATTTGACAGTGAGATATGTCGCTCAGAAAGCGGGCGGTAAAACCATCGAGGGGACTTTCATGCCCATGAGCGCCTCCGATGGCCCTCACTACGGCAACAACGTGAAGCTGGATGGCGCGGGTAAATACAGAATCACCTTCATCATCGAAAATCCTGAAAAACAAAGTTACCTGCTGCATGTGGACAAAGAAACAGGCGTAACTGGTCGTTTTTGGGCTCAGCCGATCGAGGCGACCTGGGACTTCGACTATATTCCGCGCTCCTGGTAA
- a CDS encoding FTR1 family iron permease — protein MKKRTAVRVYVVFNEKGVSRNMQAQRRKIAILSMVVSLLFLSLFTFPFEAKGASRWSNWNEIVDQMDVSLNKAYDAYFQKDIDGAKNWVNDAYFGYYEKEGVERAVLSYVSGKRASTVEYQFGIVKKLMTEQVSNREVRTSLDLLSKMLHEDADKLDGKEESSWGVFLASLVIILREGFEAILVIAAIAAYLIRSGNRRQTRVVYASAVAALVASAAAAVAIQYIFEVSGANQEILEGAAMLLAVFVLFFVSNWMVSKAEAEAWKSYIEGKVQTAVETGNSFALGAAAFLAVFREGAETILFYQALLAETETYGSMVWGGFAVGCVALVAIFALVRYGSLAIPIRAFFLGTSILMYIMSIAFAGGGVKELQEADVISVTPVNFVESIDILGIYPTVETLLPQAVLLILAVVSVLYYHNKAKKGLAAANGNA, from the coding sequence TTGAAGAAGCGCACGGCCGTGCGTGTGTATGTGGTTTTTAATGAGAAAGGGGTTTCTCGCAATATGCAAGCGCAAAGGCGTAAAATCGCGATTTTGTCTATGGTGGTTTCGTTACTTTTTTTGAGTTTGTTCACCTTTCCTTTTGAGGCAAAAGGGGCGAGTCGGTGGAGCAATTGGAACGAGATCGTCGATCAGATGGACGTCTCGTTAAACAAGGCTTATGACGCTTATTTCCAGAAGGATATTGATGGTGCGAAAAACTGGGTGAACGACGCGTACTTCGGTTACTACGAAAAAGAAGGCGTTGAGCGCGCGGTGTTGTCTTACGTATCGGGTAAGCGAGCTTCCACTGTGGAGTACCAGTTCGGAATCGTGAAGAAGCTGATGACGGAACAGGTCAGCAACCGAGAGGTTCGGACCTCTCTAGATCTTCTGAGTAAGATGCTCCATGAAGACGCCGACAAGTTGGACGGAAAAGAAGAAAGTTCTTGGGGTGTGTTCTTGGCATCATTGGTGATCATTTTGCGGGAGGGTTTCGAGGCCATTCTAGTCATCGCCGCCATTGCTGCCTACCTCATCCGGTCCGGGAACAGGCGACAAACTCGCGTCGTCTACGCCAGCGCAGTGGCGGCTCTAGTCGCCAGCGCTGCGGCGGCCGTGGCCATCCAATACATTTTCGAGGTCAGCGGGGCAAATCAGGAGATCTTGGAAGGCGCGGCGATGCTTTTGGCCGTGTTCGTTCTTTTCTTTGTCAGCAATTGGATGGTGTCCAAAGCGGAGGCCGAGGCCTGGAAAAGTTACATTGAGGGAAAGGTGCAGACTGCCGTGGAAACAGGCAATAGCTTTGCTCTGGGAGCCGCCGCCTTTCTGGCGGTCTTTCGAGAAGGAGCGGAAACCATTCTGTTTTACCAAGCGCTTCTGGCCGAGACGGAGACCTACGGTAGTATGGTGTGGGGAGGATTCGCCGTAGGTTGCGTGGCGCTGGTGGCGATATTCGCACTTGTACGTTATGGGTCTCTGGCTATTCCCATCCGGGCTTTCTTCTTGGGAACCAGCATTCTCATGTACATCATGTCCATCGCCTTCGCCGGCGGCGGGGTAAAGGAGTTGCAAGAAGCCGACGTGATCAGCGTGACGCCGGTGAATTTCGTGGAGTCCATCGATATTTTAGGTATTTATCCTACTGTGGAGACGTTGTTACCTCAGGCGGTGCTTTTGATCTTGGCTGTGGTCTCGGTGTTATATTACCACAACAAGGCCAAAAAAGGGCTGGCCGCAGCGAACGGCAACGCTTGA
- the rnhA gene encoding ribonuclease HI: protein MSELITSEKKVPKKAKVVIYTDGGASPNPGLGGWAAILISPAHGNREQEIYGFENDTTNNRMELTAAIMALRALKFPCSVELHTDSTYLQNAFVKGWLEKWQKNGWVTSKKESVLNRDLWENLWELSCQHDVEWRWTKGHESDVYNNRCDALVQTAKTEFRR, encoded by the coding sequence ATGTCTGAGCTAATAACCTCCGAAAAGAAAGTCCCTAAAAAAGCCAAAGTCGTGATCTACACGGACGGAGGCGCGTCGCCCAACCCGGGTTTGGGGGGGTGGGCCGCCATTTTGATCTCCCCCGCCCACGGCAACCGAGAGCAGGAGATTTACGGCTTCGAAAACGATACCACCAACAACCGCATGGAGTTGACCGCGGCGATCATGGCTTTGCGGGCGCTAAAGTTCCCTTGCTCCGTGGAACTGCACACAGACTCCACGTACCTGCAAAATGCTTTTGTCAAAGGCTGGCTGGAAAAGTGGCAAAAGAACGGTTGGGTCACCTCGAAGAAGGAATCCGTTCTTAACCGCGACCTATGGGAAAACCTTTGGGAGCTGTCCTGCCAGCACGATGTGGAGTGGCGCTGGACGAAAGGACACGAATCGGACGTTTACAACAACCGCTGCGACGCTTTAGTGCAAACGGCAAAAACTGAATTTCGCCGTTAA
- a CDS encoding GNAT family N-acetyltransferase, with product MGMIGNDKVKDDYLFYDSKLALNAVELQDLYRYTTWGRSRSVEGIDAMLRGSGMCFSARSQEKLVGFCRAVTDFIYRASLWDVVVHPEHQGRGLGSALVDYALTHPAIKNIPMVITYTDEWIPFMTSRGFESREGAMVVLRRPIEYS from the coding sequence ATGGGAATGATTGGGAATGATAAAGTGAAGGACGACTATTTGTTTTACGACAGCAAGCTGGCATTAAACGCCGTCGAGCTGCAAGATCTCTACCGCTACACCACGTGGGGACGTAGCCGGTCCGTAGAGGGCATCGACGCGATGCTGAGGGGCAGCGGCATGTGCTTTTCCGCCCGGAGTCAAGAAAAGTTGGTGGGATTTTGCCGCGCCGTGACGGATTTCATCTACCGGGCGTCTCTGTGGGACGTGGTGGTTCATCCGGAGCACCAAGGCAGAGGTCTAGGGAGCGCTTTGGTGGACTACGCTTTGACTCACCCTGCCATCAAGAATATTCCGATGGTCATTACATACACGGACGAATGGATTCCCTTCATGACCTCTCGGGGCTTCGAGAGCCGAGAGGGAGCGATGGTTGTGCTACGTCGCCCCATTGAGTACTCCTAA
- a CDS encoding alcohol dehydrogenase: MLIVTCQVCGDSKVLAGAPDEDGLARTCWICPCCGSGQVVQLEVPTDGRGDLKSIVLGMTMEVRAERVLLEWE, encoded by the coding sequence ATGCTGATCGTAACGTGTCAGGTCTGTGGGGATAGTAAAGTTTTGGCTGGTGCTCCCGACGAGGACGGGTTAGCAAGGACATGTTGGATCTGTCCTTGTTGTGGCTCAGGTCAGGTGGTGCAATTGGAGGTTCCCACGGATGGACGCGGCGACCTGAAAAGTATCGTCCTGGGGATGACAATGGAAGTCCGAGCAGAACGCGTACTTCTAGAATGGGAATGA
- a CDS encoding DUF3084 domain-containing protein: MQPQIFSGANWTLIVSIIAGSAVLAYLGDVLGSKYGKQRISIFGLRPKYTSRLITAFTGIFISVTVLTIMSFFSENVRTALFTMKYLRQELDRISVQLQNNRVDLEEAQNELLSNRLELRSNLERLMDQQALLQTATLSLDLTRFDLETLRNDRDLLTSEKNDLEASVVSLREESQELRRELDVMRLGPITVQANALLAQAVVPPETSRPLVQSILSSLEDVARIAVAKQRNVAPGDVRLALDVLEESEVMTRATDFPDRLYIRLLAAENIAAGENVKIRLESDRSYLLYSEGETLYRTLIDPRTPGFGAEEALHNFLRRLKNHAIENGVRPDPATNSVGSLEGEDFFETVEKLKTVWGPTIINAVALEDIYTEGPVRIKIILE, translated from the coding sequence GTGCAGCCGCAGATTTTTTCAGGAGCCAACTGGACTCTTATCGTTTCCATCATCGCAGGTAGCGCGGTTCTCGCCTACCTGGGGGATGTGCTTGGCTCCAAGTACGGGAAACAGAGAATTTCCATTTTCGGCCTCCGTCCCAAGTACACCAGCCGTTTGATCACGGCCTTCACCGGCATTTTCATCTCCGTGACGGTTCTTACGATTATGTCTTTTTTCTCCGAGAACGTGCGCACCGCGCTTTTCACAATGAAATACCTCCGACAGGAGTTAGACAGGATTTCCGTCCAGTTGCAGAACAATCGCGTAGATTTGGAGGAGGCGCAAAATGAACTCCTGTCCAACCGGCTGGAGCTGAGGTCTAATCTAGAACGTCTGATGGACCAACAGGCGCTTTTGCAGACGGCGACGTTGAGCCTCGACTTGACGCGTTTCGACCTCGAAACTTTGCGCAACGACCGAGACCTGCTCACCAGCGAAAAAAACGACTTAGAGGCGTCAGTGGTTTCCTTGAGAGAGGAGTCTCAGGAGCTGCGGAGAGAGTTGGATGTCATGCGCTTGGGTCCGATAACGGTTCAGGCCAACGCCCTTTTGGCGCAGGCAGTAGTCCCGCCTGAGACTTCGCGACCGCTGGTTCAGTCGATCTTATCCTCCTTGGAAGACGTAGCACGGATAGCGGTCGCCAAACAGCGCAATGTAGCCCCCGGGGACGTGAGACTTGCTCTCGACGTACTGGAGGAATCCGAGGTGATGACGCGGGCCACTGACTTCCCGGATCGCCTGTACATACGGCTTCTGGCGGCGGAGAACATCGCGGCTGGCGAAAACGTCAAGATCCGCCTGGAAAGCGACAGAAGCTATCTTTTGTACAGCGAAGGTGAGACCCTTTACCGCACCCTCATCGATCCGAGAACGCCGGGGTTTGGCGCGGAAGAGGCGTTGCACAATTTTTTGCGGAGGCTGAAAAACCATGCCATCGAAAACGGTGTGAGACCTGACCCTGCTACGAACAGCGTCGGTTCTCTAGAAGGAGAGGACTTTTTCGAAACGGTGGAGAAATTGAAAACCGTTTGGGGACCAACGATCATTAACGCGGTAGCGTTAGAAGACATCTATACGGAAGGTCCTGTAAGGATTAAAATAATTCTGGAATAG
- a CDS encoding Rrf2 family transcriptional regulator, with protein sequence MRISTKCSIALHLLVLLEVFKDKKKTSESLAKSIGCNPVIVRNLVGNLKKAGIVNVQRGSGGTSLIAAPETVTIWDVYQAVDTVSLNELIGVHPNPSPKCPVGSKIHQLLEKPFNLIADSAQKMMSSYTLKQILEDYSSLTNQN encoded by the coding sequence ATGCGTATCAGCACCAAGTGTTCAATTGCTCTTCATCTGCTTGTTTTGCTCGAAGTATTTAAGGATAAAAAAAAGACGAGCGAAAGTTTAGCTAAGAGTATCGGCTGCAACCCTGTTATTGTGAGAAATTTAGTCGGAAATCTAAAAAAGGCGGGAATCGTGAATGTACAGCGCGGCTCGGGTGGCACGTCTTTGATTGCCGCACCGGAGACCGTCACTATTTGGGATGTATATCAGGCTGTGGACACCGTTTCCTTAAACGAACTGATTGGAGTGCACCCCAACCCTTCTCCCAAGTGTCCCGTGGGAAGTAAAATTCATCAATTGCTGGAAAAACCATTTAACCTGATCGCGGATTCTGCCCAGAAGATGATGTCCAGCTATACACTGAAGCAGATACTGGAGGACTATAGCTCTTTGACAAATCAGAACTAA
- a CDS encoding NADH:flavin oxidoreductase: protein MKSVFDEITLGNIQVQNRLVRSATFESGADAEGRYDQKMFDLYRKLADGGVGLIITGMVGVDANSRIAPSMVKTYNDTFTERLRQLTELVHDHGSRLVIQLAHCGIKVSKTDSGEPPLGISSLPGQNIREMSKEDLYRLADSFADAALRCKKAGADGVQMHAAHGYLLSQALSPIFNKRTDDYGGSLEKRAKLLFDVYKSIRDAVGDDYPVWIKINSSDLVDGGLTLDESQAICEQLSKAGMDAIEVSGGIAVSKESLPMKGVRDAQQEGYFYKEAVSIAGKVEADTDVISVGGYRTPELLERKLNEGNFKGFSLCRPFIVEPGLANRWRSGQMEKAKCISCNRCFAPGELSCKQRTV, encoded by the coding sequence ATGAAATCCGTGTTCGATGAAATCACCTTGGGCAATATTCAAGTGCAAAACCGGCTTGTGCGAAGTGCGACGTTCGAGAGCGGAGCCGATGCGGAAGGGCGTTACGATCAGAAAATGTTTGATTTGTACCGGAAACTTGCTGACGGAGGAGTCGGGTTGATCATAACGGGTATGGTTGGAGTTGATGCAAATTCGCGGATAGCGCCTTCTATGGTAAAGACCTATAACGATACATTCACCGAGCGATTGCGTCAGCTCACCGAATTGGTCCACGACCACGGGAGTAGGTTGGTTATCCAACTCGCTCATTGTGGAATCAAAGTTTCCAAGACGGATTCAGGAGAACCGCCTCTAGGAATATCGAGTCTTCCTGGGCAAAATATCCGCGAAATGTCCAAAGAAGATCTTTACCGGCTGGCCGACAGCTTCGCCGACGCGGCGCTTCGCTGTAAAAAAGCAGGGGCCGACGGTGTGCAGATGCACGCCGCGCATGGTTATTTGTTGAGTCAAGCGTTGAGTCCGATTTTCAACAAGCGCACCGATGATTATGGCGGATCTCTCGAAAAACGCGCAAAGCTGCTTTTTGATGTTTACAAATCAATTCGAGACGCAGTCGGCGACGACTACCCCGTATGGATCAAGATCAATTCCAGTGACCTTGTCGACGGCGGACTTACACTGGATGAAAGTCAGGCAATATGTGAACAACTATCAAAAGCGGGTATGGACGCTATCGAAGTCAGCGGAGGCATTGCTGTCTCCAAGGAAAGTCTGCCGATGAAAGGCGTTCGCGACGCGCAGCAAGAGGGGTATTTTTATAAGGAGGCTGTTTCTATCGCGGGAAAAGTCGAAGCCGATACGGATGTGATCAGCGTAGGCGGGTACCGCACACCGGAACTACTGGAGCGAAAGCTGAATGAAGGAAATTTCAAAGGCTTTAGCCTGTGCCGTCCTTTTATTGTCGAGCCTGGGTTGGCGAACCGGTGGCGTTCCGGCCAAATGGAGAAAGCCAAGTGTATTTCGTGCAATCGGTGTTTTGCGCCGGGCGAATTGAGCTGTAAGCAAAGGACTGTGTAA
- a CDS encoding DUF1778 domain-containing protein, with protein sequence MPKQAEVSEIHLTVRDQMTLLEALNAPALEPNERMQKAAADYEKAIEEGKLVVRH encoded by the coding sequence ATGCCAAAACAAGCGGAAGTGTCGGAGATTCACTTGACGGTACGGGATCAGATGACCTTACTGGAGGCTCTGAACGCTCCGGCTCTCGAACCGAACGAAAGGATGCAAAAGGCGGCAGCAGACTATGAAAAAGCAATAGAAGAAGGTAAACTTGTTGTTCGTCATTGA
- a CDS encoding lysophospholipid acyltransferase family protein, translating to MKLAAWAIEGLRMAAKRGLRASCVASVLCGILKVVAPRGKRVLSNLSLVYPDTDEAWRGTLRRRVYEHLGWTVTEILTLQRDSAQALQWVEETRNLGLVEGLLAKGKGALFLSGHYGNWELLSAWYAQWLSQKGFHNFHIVSQDMRDKDISHLIARYRRNAGVNLLPKKTSVLEMVKLLKSGAHVAALADISWLGGISLPFMGHPCTNTTGPAVLGILASVPIIPVGIYRKAPFRHMVEFFPPLSVPEEKDRRLKTELLTRRANEALEKMIVPRPDLWFWLHNRWK from the coding sequence TTGAAGCTGGCGGCATGGGCGATCGAGGGCCTGCGTATGGCGGCAAAACGGGGGTTGCGCGCGTCTTGCGTCGCCTCTGTGCTTTGCGGAATCTTGAAGGTCGTAGCTCCCAGGGGGAAAAGGGTTCTTTCAAACCTTTCTCTGGTCTACCCTGATACCGACGAGGCGTGGCGCGGGACCTTGCGCCGACGTGTCTACGAACACCTGGGCTGGACGGTGACGGAGATATTGACCTTGCAGCGGGATTCCGCTCAGGCTCTTCAATGGGTCGAGGAAACGCGTAACTTGGGTCTCGTAGAGGGACTTCTCGCCAAAGGCAAAGGCGCTCTTTTCCTGAGCGGCCATTATGGCAACTGGGAGTTGTTGTCTGCCTGGTACGCTCAGTGGCTGAGCCAAAAAGGCTTTCACAATTTTCATATTGTCTCCCAGGACATGAGGGACAAAGACATCTCCCATCTGATCGCCCGATATCGGAGGAACGCTGGAGTCAATCTCCTACCCAAGAAAACCTCCGTGCTGGAGATGGTGAAACTTTTGAAGTCAGGCGCTCACGTGGCAGCATTGGCGGATATTTCTTGGCTGGGGGGGATTTCCCTGCCCTTTATGGGGCATCCTTGCACGAACACCACCGGCCCAGCCGTTCTGGGAATCCTAGCTTCTGTGCCGATTATCCCGGTGGGTATCTATCGGAAGGCTCCTTTTCGCCACATGGTGGAGTTTTTTCCTCCGCTTTCCGTGCCGGAGGAAAAAGATCGGCGCCTCAAAACGGAGTTACTGACGCGCCGAGCCAACGAGGCACTCGAAAAGATGATCGTTCCTCGTCCAGACCTATGGTTTTGGCTCCACAACAGGTGGAAGTAA
- the tyrS gene encoding tyrosine--tRNA ligase, with translation MPVNTDSNTYTDAYEVLRKRGFVEWCSQPEKLRELFQKEKTTAYVGFDPTADSLHVGHLIPLMGLAWIQRTGHRPIAVAGGGTGLIGDPSGKSKERNLITIEEVRKNVEKVRPQLAHFLNFNCGENSAILVNNYDWLSTFSFIDVLRDVGKYFSVNALIAREYVKSRLNDPDKSISYTEFSYVLLQSMDFKHLYETYGCRLQMGGNDQQGNLVAGADYVRKTTGGEVFGLTQPLLLTSTGTKFGKTEEGAVWLDAEKTSPYKFYQFWINTDDKDVERLLKLFTFLPLEEITFIMETHEKEPGLREAQRQLAFNVTKLVHGEATAQSVVAASGVLFGSGSLFEVKEETFALLKEEIPFATLSLPLPATVVDILTSCDASESKSEARRTIKQGGVSMNDLRVGSEGDLLSRESLLFGKYVFVRVGKKRFHLVAFK, from the coding sequence ATGCCTGTCAATACTGATAGCAACACCTATACTGACGCTTATGAAGTTTTGCGAAAACGCGGTTTCGTGGAGTGGTGCAGTCAGCCCGAAAAATTGCGGGAGCTTTTTCAAAAAGAGAAGACGACGGCCTACGTGGGGTTTGACCCCACGGCGGACAGCCTACACGTGGGGCACCTTATTCCCCTCATGGGCCTGGCTTGGATTCAGCGAACAGGACATCGCCCTATCGCCGTGGCGGGCGGGGGAACCGGCCTGATCGGGGACCCCTCCGGCAAAAGCAAGGAACGCAACCTCATCACCATCGAGGAGGTCCGAAAGAACGTCGAAAAAGTCCGTCCTCAGCTTGCGCATTTTTTAAATTTCAATTGCGGGGAGAACTCCGCTATTCTAGTCAATAATTACGACTGGCTATCGACCTTTTCTTTTATTGATGTTTTACGCGACGTGGGCAAGTACTTTTCGGTCAACGCACTGATCGCTCGGGAGTACGTCAAAAGCCGTCTGAACGACCCCGATAAAAGCATTTCTTACACGGAGTTTTCCTATGTGCTGTTGCAGTCCATGGACTTCAAACACCTTTACGAGACCTACGGGTGCCGGCTCCAAATGGGGGGCAACGATCAGCAGGGCAACCTGGTGGCAGGGGCTGATTACGTGCGGAAGACCACAGGGGGCGAGGTCTTCGGCCTGACGCAACCCCTGCTTTTGACCTCCACTGGAACCAAGTTTGGCAAGACTGAGGAAGGCGCCGTGTGGCTCGACGCCGAAAAAACGAGCCCCTACAAGTTCTATCAATTCTGGATCAACACCGACGATAAAGATGTGGAGCGCCTCTTGAAACTTTTCACCTTCTTGCCCTTGGAGGAAATCACCTTCATCATGGAAACGCACGAAAAAGAACCGGGCCTCAGGGAAGCCCAACGTCAACTAGCTTTCAACGTGACGAAGCTCGTCCACGGGGAAGCCACGGCTCAAAGCGTTGTCGCGGCCAGTGGCGTCCTTTTCGGGTCGGGTTCCCTGTTCGAAGTGAAGGAGGAGACCTTCGCCTTGTTGAAGGAAGAGATTCCCTTTGCGACGCTTTCCCTACCTCTACCCGCCACGGTGGTGGACATCCTGACGTCCTGCGACGCCAGCGAGAGCAAGAGCGAGGCCAGGAGAACCATCAAGCAGGGCGGCGTCTCGATGAACGATCTTCGCGTGGGGAGCGAAGGAGATCTTCTGTCACGAGAGTCGCTCTTGTTCGGCAAATACGTTTTCGTGAGAGTGGGAAAAAAGCGCTTCCACCTCGTCGCTTTCAAGTGA
- a CDS encoding sensor histidine kinase: MALLVCALMLPPVVVLLVAAFAHFRQEEVMDATVSAYVLELAEGAAYRLNSEIHLWNLPEKPFSSNDRYRLFSWGPSMPGWVARVDNEGKVLLASNGVADIQSLWRQNLPVGIAVRVKDEEGRQYTLAIQPLRKGQGYVIAAVSWDFLLGNLVRVGRLWPVLFSALSLGSFWAIRLLWCRLIAPLRGLAAEIDDLRMGKDMPPTLDPRAVKEIDSVHSALIRLARAAIDRDNLRNRYVRDIVLVQEAERLDMAREIHDGPLQDITALLQQIHMSMEEGENIRERVKKTERLARVVVRELRGLCDALAPPWVDLGLAQALTELAERLSQNYDIHVSADMDEAFDLGPERTLSLLRIFQEAVSNAVRHGDATEVHGQMYEQDGQLVFEIKDNGKGFDSGVDHEALRLEGHRGLANMTERMSLMGGSLEVRSAVGEGTTILCHLGRNFSAWESMR; the protein is encoded by the coding sequence TTGGCGCTTCTTGTGTGCGCGTTAATGCTGCCCCCCGTTGTTGTTCTCCTGGTGGCAGCATTTGCGCATTTCCGTCAGGAAGAGGTCATGGATGCCACGGTGAGCGCCTATGTGCTGGAACTGGCTGAAGGCGCTGCCTATCGGCTGAACTCCGAGATCCACCTCTGGAATTTGCCTGAAAAACCTTTTTCGTCCAACGACCGTTACCGACTCTTTTCGTGGGGCCCCTCCATGCCCGGATGGGTTGCCCGTGTCGATAACGAGGGAAAGGTCCTCCTGGCGTCGAACGGCGTGGCCGATATTCAATCGCTGTGGCGGCAGAACCTTCCCGTCGGCATTGCCGTCCGAGTGAAAGACGAGGAGGGGCGTCAATACACCTTGGCCATCCAACCTTTGAGAAAAGGTCAGGGCTACGTGATCGCGGCGGTCTCCTGGGATTTCCTCTTGGGCAACTTGGTTCGAGTCGGACGCTTGTGGCCTGTTCTGTTTTCCGCGCTTTCTCTGGGCAGTTTCTGGGCGATTCGCCTGTTGTGGTGTAGGCTGATCGCTCCCTTAAGGGGATTGGCCGCCGAGATCGACGACCTCCGAATGGGCAAAGACATGCCCCCCACTCTGGACCCCCGGGCCGTGAAGGAAATCGACAGCGTCCACAGCGCTTTGATCCGCTTGGCCCGGGCCGCTATCGACCGAGACAACCTGCGGAACCGTTATGTCAGGGACATTGTTCTGGTCCAAGAAGCGGAGCGTTTGGACATGGCCAGGGAAATCCACGACGGCCCCCTCCAAGACATCACCGCGCTTTTGCAGCAAATCCACATGTCGATGGAAGAAGGCGAGAACATCCGGGAACGTGTCAAAAAAACGGAACGGCTGGCGCGAGTAGTAGTCCGCGAGCTCCGAGGGCTCTGCGACGCGCTGGCTCCGCCTTGGGTGGATTTAGGTCTAGCTCAGGCTTTGACGGAGCTTGCGGAACGCCTCTCTCAAAACTATGATATACATGTCTCGGCAGATATGGACGAGGCGTTCGATCTGGGCCCCGAACGGACCCTTTCCCTCCTGCGGATTTTCCAGGAGGCGGTTTCCAACGCGGTGCGGCATGGAGACGCCACGGAGGTCCACGGGCAGATGTACGAGCAAGACGGTCAACTCGTCTTCGAGATCAAGGACAACGGTAAAGGCTTCGACTCCGGGGTGGACCACGAAGCTCTGCGTCTCGAAGGCCATCGCGGCCTCGCCAACATGACGGAACGCATGTCCTTGATGGGGGGATCTTTGGAGGTGCGTTCGGCGGTAGGCGAAGGGACGACGATCTTGTGCCATCTGGGTCGGAATTTTTCCGCCTGGGAAAGTATGCGATAA
- a CDS encoding response regulator transcription factor, whose amino-acid sequence MPIRVVLADDHPLTRAGIAEYLKRESSLELLGEAEDGLKAWQLIQDLKPDVALLDIRMPGLDGVAVAQKVKEAGLTTATVMLTSYDAQQYVMASLRAGARGFVLKTVSPKELTTAIATVARGGLYLDPEVASVMGEREFDPEQLSTREREVLVLAAKGLSSKEVAGKLFISERTVQTHLASIYDKLGSKNKTEALLLALKYGVVTLEELLED is encoded by the coding sequence ATGCCGATAAGAGTAGTGTTAGCGGATGACCATCCCTTGACAAGGGCCGGAATAGCGGAGTACCTGAAGCGCGAAAGTTCTCTTGAACTCTTGGGCGAGGCGGAGGATGGGTTGAAGGCATGGCAGTTGATCCAGGACCTTAAGCCTGATGTGGCGTTACTGGATATTCGTATGCCGGGATTGGATGGAGTCGCCGTAGCCCAGAAGGTCAAAGAAGCAGGTCTGACGACGGCGACGGTGATGCTGACCTCTTACGACGCGCAACAATACGTCATGGCCTCCCTGCGTGCGGGTGCCCGCGGATTTGTCCTCAAAACCGTGAGCCCTAAGGAACTGACGACGGCCATCGCCACCGTGGCCCGAGGCGGTCTTTACCTAGACCCCGAAGTGGCTTCGGTCATGGGAGAAAGGGAGTTCGACCCCGAACAGCTTTCGACCCGAGAGCGCGAGGTTTTAGTGCTGGCGGCCAAGGGGCTCTCCAGCAAAGAAGTCGCTGGCAAGCTCTTTATCAGCGAACGCACGGTGCAGACGCACTTGGCTTCGATCTACGACAAGTTGGGCTCAAAGAACAAGACGGAGGCCCTACTCCTGGCTCTGAAATACGGTGTGGTGACGTTGGAGGAGTTGTTGGAAGATTAG